The following proteins are co-located in the Desulfatitalea tepidiphila genome:
- the metK gene encoding methionine adenosyltransferase, whose amino-acid sequence MSKITADHVFTSESVGRGHPDKICDQISDAILDACLQSDPGSRVACETVVGHNLVANVGEVTCRGWDKINTERIARQVVKEIGYDNAALKFWDAGFEYFSRIHGQSPDISQGVTEGEGLYEEQGAGDQGMMFGYATRETPELMPCPLAYSHRLLMELEKKRQNGTLPYLRPDCKSQVSVRYKDGRPETITGVVISHQTDDIPLEKIRTDLIAEAKRILGDTGLLTDRTAYYINPTGAFVLGGPYADAGLTGRKIIVDTYGGVGSHGGGAFSGKDPSKVDRSAAYYARYAAKNIVAAGLAEKCEIQVSYAIGVAHPLSINIATYGTSEYDEALLQELLEDTRFFDFRPAAIIDQLDLLHPDGWSYQVAAAYGHFGRDIFPWEKINKAEELRRAAKILAREAA is encoded by the coding sequence ATGAGCAAGATTACTGCCGATCATGTGTTTACGTCCGAATCCGTGGGCCGCGGGCATCCAGACAAGATTTGCGATCAGATATCCGATGCCATTCTGGATGCCTGCCTGCAGTCCGATCCCGGCAGCCGCGTGGCTTGCGAAACGGTGGTCGGACACAACCTGGTGGCCAATGTGGGCGAGGTGACCTGCAGAGGGTGGGACAAGATAAATACTGAACGCATCGCTCGGCAGGTGGTCAAAGAAATCGGGTACGACAACGCGGCATTGAAGTTTTGGGATGCCGGCTTTGAGTATTTCAGCCGAATCCACGGGCAGTCCCCGGACATCAGCCAGGGGGTGACCGAAGGCGAAGGGCTGTACGAGGAACAAGGCGCCGGCGATCAGGGCATGATGTTCGGATACGCCACCAGGGAAACGCCGGAATTGATGCCCTGCCCGTTGGCCTACAGCCATCGCCTGCTGATGGAGCTGGAAAAAAAACGCCAGAACGGGACGCTGCCTTATTTGCGCCCCGACTGTAAGAGCCAGGTATCGGTGCGGTACAAAGACGGGCGGCCGGAGACCATCACCGGCGTGGTCATCAGCCATCAGACCGACGATATTCCCCTTGAAAAGATCCGCACGGATCTGATTGCCGAAGCCAAGCGAATACTAGGGGACACAGGTTTGCTGACCGACCGGACCGCATACTACATCAATCCGACCGGGGCGTTCGTTCTGGGCGGTCCCTACGCCGACGCCGGCCTGACCGGCCGCAAGATCATCGTCGATACATACGGGGGCGTAGGCAGCCACGGCGGCGGTGCGTTTTCAGGCAAGGATCCTTCCAAGGTGGACCGTAGCGCGGCCTATTACGCCCGCTATGCCGCCAAAAACATCGTAGCGGCCGGCCTGGCCGAAAAGTGCGAGATCCAGGTCTCCTACGCCATCGGCGTGGCCCATCCACTGAGCATCAATATCGCCACCTATGGGACATCCGAGTACGATGAGGCCCTGCTTCAGGAATTGCTTGAGGACACCCGCTTTTTCGATTTCCGTCCAGCGGCGATCATCGATCAGCTCGACCTGCTGCACCCCGACGGATGGTCTTACCAGGTCGCCGCAGCCTATGGCCACTTCGGCCGTGATATATTCCCCTGGGAAAAGATAAACAAGGCCGAAGAACTGCGTCGAGCGGCCAAAATCCTGGCCCGCGAGGCGGCATGA
- a CDS encoding class I SAM-dependent DNA methyltransferase translates to MMECKVEVVIPEECRKLDQNEEWIEIVIDGKAERVRLHDYGRFYEIPGFYDQFYQDLQCRSPQVVCEALKQQIHRWGENRNPLRVLDFGAGNGQVGERLSRELNCRKLVGLDIIPEARAAAMRDRPDIYDEYYVMDLANLSEISHKNLTQWNFNTLVTVAALGFGDIGAQAFANACNLMPDGAWVAFNIKDRFLSDTDQSGFSQTIEILMEDGFELLESRRYRHRFSLAGEPLHYHVIVGRKNGNSRKIKTN, encoded by the coding sequence ATGATGGAATGCAAGGTAGAGGTGGTCATACCGGAAGAGTGTCGCAAACTGGACCAAAACGAAGAGTGGATTGAAATCGTGATCGATGGCAAAGCCGAGCGGGTCCGGCTGCACGATTATGGCCGATTTTATGAAATCCCCGGCTTTTACGATCAATTCTACCAGGATCTGCAGTGCCGGTCGCCGCAGGTGGTCTGCGAAGCGCTCAAGCAGCAGATCCACCGATGGGGGGAAAACCGCAACCCCCTTCGGGTACTTGACTTCGGGGCGGGCAATGGACAGGTCGGCGAGCGTTTAAGCCGGGAATTGAATTGCCGCAAGCTGGTCGGCCTGGACATTATCCCCGAGGCGCGCGCGGCGGCCATGAGGGACCGGCCGGATATCTATGATGAGTACTACGTCATGGATCTGGCGAATCTCTCCGAAATAAGCCATAAGAATCTCACGCAATGGAATTTCAATACGCTGGTCACCGTCGCCGCTCTGGGTTTTGGGGACATCGGCGCCCAGGCGTTTGCCAATGCCTGCAACCTGATGCCCGATGGGGCATGGGTGGCCTTCAACATCAAGGACCGCTTCCTTAGCGATACGGACCAAAGCGGGTTCAGTCAAACCATCGAAATACTCATGGAGGATGGTTTTGAGTTGCTGGAATCGCGTCGTTACCGGCACAGATTTTCTCTGGCCGGCGAACCGCTGCACTATCATGTTATCGTTGGACGGAAGAATGGAAATTCGCGGAAGATAAAGACCAATTAG
- a CDS encoding sigma-54 dependent transcriptional regulator — MPEDTSKSPQSAKPTVRIICLDSQRDLCRQTKAIFGADDNVVVSFEKSFEKVLDLVEHEVCDVMLATSTLVRDGRMDWLEYVEMLTAKSPWTQVIFLIKPRELVLASKALKAGSYHYAKLPVSDEELKLLVEAALESRPSVDPNSQAIRQNRKTRFEDMVGVSANMKNVYRMIRQAAATDIPVLLTGETGVGKDLAARAIHQLSARVDKPFQVVHLGALPPDLAANELFGHAKGAFTGAGEARAGAFERAHGGTVFMDEIATIDDRVQISLLRLIESKRFHRIGGSRTIDADVRLIAATNEPLEDAVEGGRFREDLYYRLEVFQIPIPPLRDRPGDIPLLIQDFLQRYNRDYDKRIIGLSPETMSILNAYEWPGNVRELKNVIHRAVVVCTGEVITPQHLSKRIRPGDGSRRNIILPVGTSFEEAERKLLEKTLQATGNSRRYAAAILGVSRGTLYNKIKKYGVAKIHKQEK; from the coding sequence ATGCCTGAGGACACTTCAAAAAGCCCCCAAAGCGCGAAGCCGACGGTGCGGATCATCTGTCTCGACAGCCAGAGAGACCTTTGCCGGCAGACCAAGGCCATCTTCGGGGCAGACGACAATGTGGTCGTCTCATTCGAGAAAAGTTTCGAGAAAGTGCTCGATCTGGTCGAACACGAGGTATGCGATGTCATGCTGGCCACCAGCACCTTGGTCCGCGACGGGCGCATGGACTGGCTGGAATATGTGGAGATGCTGACCGCTAAAAGCCCCTGGACACAGGTTATCTTCCTGATCAAGCCGCGCGAATTGGTGTTGGCGTCCAAGGCCCTGAAGGCCGGATCTTACCATTATGCCAAACTGCCTGTCAGCGACGAAGAGCTCAAGCTGCTCGTCGAAGCCGCCCTAGAAAGTCGACCCAGTGTGGATCCCAACTCGCAGGCCATTCGGCAAAACCGCAAGACGCGCTTCGAGGACATGGTCGGGGTTTCGGCGAACATGAAAAACGTCTATCGAATGATTCGGCAGGCGGCCGCTACGGACATTCCGGTATTGCTGACCGGAGAGACCGGCGTCGGGAAGGATCTGGCGGCCCGAGCCATCCACCAACTCAGTGCCCGGGTCGACAAACCGTTTCAGGTCGTGCACCTCGGGGCCCTGCCTCCGGATCTGGCCGCGAACGAACTCTTCGGCCATGCCAAGGGGGCCTTTACCGGAGCCGGTGAAGCGCGGGCGGGCGCCTTCGAACGGGCCCACGGGGGCACGGTTTTCATGGACGAGATTGCGACGATTGACGATCGGGTTCAGATCAGTCTGCTGAGGTTGATCGAAAGCAAAAGGTTTCACCGCATCGGCGGCAGTCGGACCATCGACGCCGATGTCCGGTTAATCGCGGCCACCAATGAGCCGCTCGAAGATGCCGTTGAGGGCGGGCGGTTCAGAGAAGACCTTTACTACCGACTGGAAGTATTCCAAATCCCCATACCGCCTCTTCGCGACCGCCCCGGCGACATTCCGTTGCTGATACAGGATTTTCTCCAACGCTACAACCGGGATTATGACAAGCGGATCATCGGTCTTTCGCCCGAAACCATGTCGATATTGAATGCCTACGAATGGCCGGGCAATGTCCGCGAGTTAAAAAATGTCATCCACCGCGCGGTGGTGGTTTGTACGGGCGAAGTCATCACGCCCCAACATCTGTCCAAAAGAATCAGACCCGGTGACGGCTCCCGGCGGAATATCATTTTGCCCGTGGGGACCTCCTTCGAAGAAGCCGAGCGGAAACTGCTGGAAAAAACGCTGCAGGCCACCGGAAACAGCCGCCGCTACGCCGCGGCCATTCTGGGGGTCAGCCGGGGCACCCTGTACAACAAAATCAAAAAATACGGTGTGGCAAAAATACATAAACAGGAAAAATAG
- a CDS encoding helix-turn-helix transcriptional regulator — MRKRTYSKYAKEAAFLLGQQIKLGRKKRRWSEKNLADRAGISRATLQKIESGEMSPSIGLVFETAALVGVNLFEQDNQRLETSLDLTQSKIALLPKRIQSRKKAVNDDF; from the coding sequence ATGAGAAAAAGAACATATTCAAAATACGCAAAAGAAGCTGCCTTTTTGCTTGGTCAGCAAATCAAACTTGGACGTAAGAAACGCAGGTGGTCCGAGAAAAACCTTGCTGATAGAGCTGGTATTTCAAGAGCGACGCTACAAAAAATAGAATCCGGTGAAATGAGCCCCTCAATTGGGCTGGTATTCGAAACGGCTGCTTTGGTTGGCGTGAATCTTTTTGAGCAAGATAATCAGCGTCTTGAAACCAGTCTTGATCTGACGCAAAGTAAGATTGCTTTGCTACCCAAACGCATCCAGAGTAGGAAAAAGGCTGTAAATGATGACTTCTAA
- a CDS encoding type II toxin-antitoxin system HipA family toxin: protein MMTSKQKNNEAFVWIWLPGATKPVVAGKLESDNGLIHFNYGKSYLERIGDIPPAIPIYEPELPLKPGILPLTQGLEMPGCIRDAAPDAWGRRVITNKQLGLKGKDTDTSELDELTYLLESGSDRIGALDFQNSPTEYRPRSANNATLEELLESADRVEKGVPLTPELDNALFHGSSIGGARPKALIENQGTKYIAKFSSSTDLYSVVKAEYIAMRLAALSGLDVAQVKMVQAAGKDVLLIERFDRIHTGDGWARKCMVSALTMFGLNDMTARYASYEDFSEIIRHRFTEPKNTLKELYGRLVFNILCGNTDDHARNHAAFWDGKVLTLTPAYDICPQGRTGNEASQAMKISGENNLSQLKSCLEAAHHFLLSNEDAMSVSARIEHGIRKYWDSVCEEAQLSEIDKKRLWNRQFLNPFAFEE from the coding sequence ATGATGACTTCTAAGCAGAAAAACAATGAAGCTTTTGTTTGGATTTGGCTGCCGGGTGCGACAAAGCCTGTTGTTGCCGGAAAGCTTGAGAGCGACAATGGCCTTATCCATTTCAACTATGGTAAAAGCTATCTTGAGCGCATAGGCGATATACCACCTGCCATTCCTATCTATGAGCCGGAATTGCCCTTAAAGCCTGGAATTTTACCTCTTACACAAGGCCTTGAAATGCCAGGTTGCATCCGGGATGCTGCGCCTGATGCATGGGGGCGACGCGTTATAACCAACAAGCAGTTAGGACTAAAAGGAAAGGATACAGATACATCCGAGTTAGATGAGCTAACTTATCTCCTAGAATCCGGTTCCGACCGTATTGGCGCACTTGATTTTCAGAACTCACCCACTGAATATCGTCCACGATCAGCCAATAATGCGACTTTGGAAGAATTGTTGGAATCTGCGGATCGCGTGGAAAAAGGTGTACCTTTAACACCAGAGCTGGATAATGCGTTATTCCATGGAAGCTCTATAGGTGGTGCACGGCCAAAAGCTTTGATCGAAAATCAGGGCACCAAATACATTGCCAAATTTTCGTCCAGCACCGACCTGTATAGTGTCGTTAAGGCAGAATATATCGCTATGAGATTAGCCGCACTTTCCGGTCTGGATGTTGCTCAGGTGAAAATGGTTCAAGCTGCGGGAAAGGACGTCTTGCTTATCGAACGTTTTGATCGAATTCATACCGGTGATGGGTGGGCACGCAAATGCATGGTCTCCGCCCTGACCATGTTTGGCCTTAATGACATGACAGCCCGATACGCCAGCTATGAAGATTTTTCAGAAATTATACGACACCGTTTCACAGAACCCAAGAATACGCTTAAAGAGTTGTATGGCAGGCTGGTATTTAATATTTTGTGTGGAAATACAGATGACCATGCCCGCAACCATGCGGCCTTTTGGGATGGGAAAGTGCTTACCTTAACTCCAGCTTACGATATTTGCCCGCAAGGACGAACGGGGAACGAAGCATCTCAAGCTATGAAAATATCGGGAGAAAACAATCTTAGTCAACTTAAATCCTGCCTTGAGGCGGCTCATCATTTCCTGCTGTCTAATGAAGATGCGATGTCGGTATCTGCACGTATAGAGCATGGTATTCGTAAATATTGGGATTCAGTATGTGAAGAAGCTCAGCTTAGCGAGATAGACAAAAAGCGCCTATGGAATCGTCAATTCCTAAATCCATTCGCTTTTGAAGAATAA
- a CDS encoding transposase, producing the protein MGQNGRGFTKEFKVDAVKLVTEQGYKLSEAARNLEIDSSVLRRWKEQIEKEGMQAFPGKGFMTAEKEELHRLRKKAKQLEMERDILKKAKAFFANLSK; encoded by the coding sequence ATGGGTCAGAACGGCAGAGGATTCACAAAGGAATTCAAAGTTGACGCTGTCAAACTGGTCACCGAGCAAGGGTACAAGCTCTCAGAGGCCGCTCGCAACCTTGAGATCGATTCCAGCGTTTTAAGACGCTGGAAGGAACAGATTGAAAAGGAAGGCATGCAGGCCTTTCCCGGCAAGGGGTTCATGACGGCTGAAAAAGAGGAGCTGCACCGGCTTCGCAAAAAGGCCAAGCAGCTTGAGATGGAGCGCGACATATTAAAAAAGGCCAAGGCCTTCTTTGCCAACCTGTCGAAGTGA
- a CDS encoding IS3 family transposase, whose amino-acid sequence MRVSRSGFYQYLRYGSGVIIDTDFLLLSRVRQIHSNTRGTYGSRRMSKQLRDDGHDVGRYRP is encoded by the coding sequence ATGAGGGTAAGCCGGAGCGGGTTTTACCAGTATTTGAGATATGGCAGTGGGGTCATCATTGATACTGATTTCCTCCTGCTTTCCAGGGTCCGACAGATTCATTCGAACACACGTGGGACCTATGGTTCTCGTCGGATGTCCAAGCAGCTACGGGACGATGGCCATGATGTAGGCCGGTATCGGCCTTAA
- a CDS encoding recombinase family protein has protein sequence MSLKDLADKTRRGLRGRVEKGKSGGGLAYCCKVARKFNAQGEAIRGEREIDEAQARIVRRIFREYAVENKSPKAIAASLNKEGIACPSGKTWAQSTINGNRRRGTEILNNDLHIGELVWNRQRFIKKICGMPPRDGGKGACQGFNRKNRTNSKRRRSQGTLKRSLRRFSRTFEHCYGG, from the coding sequence ATGTCCCTGAAGGATTTGGCTGATAAAACCAGGCGCGGCCTTAGAGGCCGGGTTGAAAAGGGTAAATCCGGCGGCGGTCTGGCCTATTGCTGCAAAGTTGCCCGAAAATTCAATGCCCAAGGTGAAGCCATCAGGGGCGAGCGGGAAATCGATGAGGCTCAGGCCAGGATCGTGCGGCGTATATTCCGGGAATATGCGGTTGAAAACAAATCCCCTAAAGCCATTGCCGCGAGCCTGAATAAAGAAGGCATAGCCTGCCCATCAGGCAAGACATGGGCACAATCGACCATTAATGGTAATCGAAGGCGCGGCACGGAAATCTTGAACAACGATTTACATATAGGTGAGCTGGTCTGGAACCGTCAGCGCTTTATCAAAAAGATTTGTGGGATGCCGCCAAGGGACGGAGGCAAAGGAGCATGTCAGGGGTTTAATCGAAAAAATCGTACTAACTCCAAAAGAAGACGGTCACAAGGAACTCTCAAGCGATCTTTACGGCGATTTAGCCGGACTTTTGAACATTGCTACGGAGGGTGA
- a CDS encoding DUF167 domain-containing protein gives MLEIQTGEQGITFWVTVQPRASKTGIIGLHDKALKIRLTAPPVDNAANKQCVEVLSKALGRPKSTIEIVAGQTSRQKQVRIRAKQGTLSTQEQSELKAKLTALAGDASQKTP, from the coding sequence ATGCTTGAGATCCAGACCGGCGAACAGGGCATCACCTTCTGGGTGACGGTGCAGCCACGTGCATCCAAAACCGGTATTATCGGCCTCCACGACAAGGCTCTGAAAATCCGCCTCACCGCCCCGCCCGTGGACAACGCCGCCAACAAGCAGTGTGTCGAAGTACTGTCCAAGGCCCTGGGCCGCCCCAAATCGACCATCGAGATCGTCGCCGGCCAGACCAGCCGGCAGAAGCAGGTCCGCATCCGCGCCAAGCAGGGAACCCTCTCGACCCAAGAACAATCCGAACTCAAAGCAAAACTGACCGCTTTGGCCGGAGATGCCTCCCAAAAAACACCTTGA
- a CDS encoding acyl-CoA thioesterase, translating into MLTRQTRYRVIYGDTDNMGYVYYANYLRMFEIGRTELLRDWGLPYREIESRDILLPVSEAYCKYMTPAHYDDVLIIHSTLDTEMKAGMKIDYRITSEDDLTVHATGHTRHAFTNRQGRVIRPPAFIRELIRKQSGTSHA; encoded by the coding sequence ATGCTCACCCGACAGACCCGCTACCGTGTCATTTACGGCGATACGGACAACATGGGATACGTCTACTACGCCAACTACCTGCGCATGTTCGAGATCGGGCGCACCGAGCTGTTGCGCGACTGGGGGCTGCCCTATCGCGAGATCGAATCGCGCGACATCCTGTTGCCCGTATCCGAAGCCTACTGCAAGTACATGACACCGGCCCACTACGACGACGTCCTGATCATCCACTCGACCCTGGACACGGAAATGAAGGCCGGCATGAAGATCGACTACCGCATCACCAGCGAGGACGACCTGACCGTTCACGCCACCGGCCACACCCGCCACGCCTTCACCAACCGCCAAGGCCGCGTCATTCGACCGCCGGCCTTTATCCGCGAACTCATCCGCAAACAGAGCGGGACATCGCATGCTTGA
- the thrH gene encoding bifunctional phosphoserine phosphatase/homoserine phosphotransferase ThrH, producing the protein MQIVCTDLEGVLVPEIWIHVSRKTGIEELRLTTRDISDYDALMRKRLAILKQNGLKLKDITDVIDTMDPLAGAVEFLDWLRNQTQVIIVSDTYIEFAKPLMAKLGWPTLFCHSLGIDAEGAIADYHLRQPDAKRHTVQALQGLNFQVIAMGDSYNDINMLEQAEHGLLFRPPENVVAEFPQFPVTHDYEALQKEIGALLAS; encoded by the coding sequence ATGCAAATCGTCTGTACTGACCTCGAAGGTGTATTGGTGCCCGAGATCTGGATTCACGTCTCCCGCAAAACCGGCATCGAAGAGCTGCGCCTGACCACCCGGGACATCTCCGACTACGATGCCCTGATGCGCAAACGGCTGGCCATATTGAAGCAAAACGGTCTGAAGTTGAAAGACATCACCGACGTCATCGACACCATGGACCCATTGGCGGGCGCCGTCGAATTCCTCGACTGGCTGCGCAACCAGACCCAGGTGATCATCGTATCCGATACCTACATCGAATTCGCCAAACCGCTCATGGCCAAGCTCGGCTGGCCCACCCTCTTCTGCCACTCGCTGGGCATCGATGCCGAGGGCGCCATCGCCGATTACCACCTGCGGCAGCCCGACGCCAAGCGCCACACCGTCCAGGCCCTGCAGGGACTCAACTTCCAGGTGATCGCCATGGGCGACTCCTACAACGACATCAACATGCTCGAACAGGCCGAGCACGGCCTGCTCTTCCGGCCGCCCGAAAATGTCGTGGCCGAATTTCCCCAGTTTCCCGTCACCCATGACTACGAGGCCCTGCAGAAGGAGATCGGTGCACTGCTCGCCTCGTAA
- a CDS encoding homoserine dehydrogenase, translating to MRPVKLGMIGCGTVGTGVARLLIEKQHMIEQRTGIALDLKYVADLDQTTDRGIVFGPGVFIQDAWTIINDPEIDIVVEMIGGLTVAREFISAAIEKGKHVVTANKALLAKQGNELFRAAQAAGVDLAYEASVAGCIPIIKSLREALVANEIQALVGILNGTCNYILTKITDEGLPFDQALAQAQANGYAEADPTLDIEGLDAAHKLAILAALANGMRINFDDVYVEGISKITPLDIQFARDFGYRIKLLAICKNRGDKIEARVHPAMIPEDNILSNVSGSLNAITVTGHAVQNLFLSGFGAGMMPTASAVVSDIVDLARNIQYGAAGRVPSMAYQPDQIKTMPILPITDIVTHYYFRFAVEDRPGVLAALAGILGQNGISIKSVQQKGRKTNGHVPIVIITHHAREADVQKALAEIDRLEVVGPAPVVIRIEDENATAAETAE from the coding sequence ATGCGCCCCGTAAAACTGGGAATGATAGGATGCGGCACGGTGGGCACCGGTGTCGCCCGGTTGCTGATTGAAAAGCAACACATGATCGAACAACGGACCGGCATTGCGCTGGATCTTAAATATGTGGCCGACCTGGACCAGACCACTGACCGGGGCATCGTCTTCGGGCCCGGCGTCTTCATCCAGGACGCCTGGACCATCATCAACGATCCGGAAATCGACATCGTCGTCGAAATGATCGGCGGCCTGACGGTGGCCAGGGAGTTCATTTCGGCCGCCATCGAAAAGGGCAAACACGTAGTCACCGCCAACAAGGCCCTGCTGGCCAAGCAGGGCAACGAACTGTTCCGGGCGGCACAGGCAGCCGGGGTGGACCTGGCCTATGAAGCCAGCGTGGCCGGGTGCATCCCCATCATCAAGTCCCTGCGCGAAGCCCTGGTAGCCAACGAAATCCAGGCCCTGGTGGGCATTCTCAACGGCACCTGCAACTACATCCTCACCAAGATCACCGACGAAGGGCTGCCCTTCGACCAGGCCCTGGCCCAGGCCCAGGCCAACGGATATGCCGAAGCCGATCCCACCCTGGACATCGAAGGCCTGGACGCGGCCCACAAGCTCGCCATCCTGGCAGCCCTGGCCAATGGCATGCGGATCAATTTCGACGATGTCTACGTGGAGGGCATCTCCAAGATCACACCCCTCGATATCCAGTTCGCCCGGGATTTCGGCTACCGCATCAAACTGCTCGCCATCTGCAAAAACCGAGGCGATAAAATCGAGGCGCGGGTTCATCCGGCCATGATCCCCGAAGACAACATCCTCTCCAATGTCTCCGGCTCGCTGAATGCCATCACGGTGACCGGCCATGCGGTGCAGAATCTTTTTCTTTCCGGCTTCGGCGCCGGCATGATGCCCACGGCCAGCGCCGTGGTCAGCGATATCGTCGATCTGGCGCGCAACATCCAGTATGGCGCCGCCGGCCGCGTGCCTTCCATGGCCTACCAGCCCGATCAGATCAAAACCATGCCGATCCTGCCGATCACCGACATCGTCACCCACTACTACTTCCGCTTTGCCGTGGAAGATCGGCCGGGCGTATTGGCTGCGCTTGCCGGCATACTCGGCCAAAACGGCATCAGCATCAAATCGGTGCAGCAAAAGGGCCGCAAAACCAACGGCCATGTCCCCATTGTCATCATCACCCATCATGCCAGGGAGGCCGACGTCCAGAAAGCCCTGGCCGAAATCGACCGTCTCGAGGTGGTGGGGCCGGCGCCCGTGGTGATCCGCATCGAAGATGAAAACGCCACGGCCGCCGAGACTGCTGAGTAG
- a CDS encoding aminotransferase class I/II-fold pyridoxal phosphate-dependent enzyme, which yields MVEFARLDRLPPYVFAQVTEIKMQARRRGEDVIDLGMGNPDMGTPDHVVDKLVEAVRKSHNHRYSASMGITKLRHAIAAWYQRRYDVAIDPDREAIVTIGVKEGMSHLVLVTIRPGDVVFTPTPTYPIHPYSAIIAGGDVRGVPVGPGQDFFENLMNAVRQSWPRPKLLIISYPHNPTTEVVDLDFFQRVVDFAKEHKIMVIHDFAYADLVFDGYQAPSFLQAKGAKDVGVEFFSMSKSYNMAGWRVGFCVGNPEIIFALRRIKSYLDYGIFQPIQIAAIIALNGPQECVGEIVDTYRSRRDTLITGLNRAGWDVPSPKGTMFVWAKIPPKYSHMGSVEFSKFLINEAQVAVSPGLGFGEYGDEYVRFALIENNMRINQAIRGIRKVM from the coding sequence ATGGTTGAATTCGCCCGTCTGGACCGGCTGCCGCCTTATGTCTTCGCCCAAGTCACCGAAATCAAAATGCAGGCCCGCCGCAGAGGAGAGGATGTCATCGACCTGGGAATGGGCAATCCGGATATGGGCACCCCCGACCATGTGGTCGACAAACTGGTCGAGGCGGTCCGCAAATCTCATAACCACCGCTACTCGGCCTCGATGGGAATCACCAAGCTGCGCCATGCCATCGCGGCCTGGTACCAAAGGCGATACGACGTGGCCATCGACCCGGACCGAGAAGCCATCGTCACCATCGGGGTCAAGGAGGGCATGTCGCACCTGGTGCTGGTCACCATCCGGCCGGGCGATGTGGTCTTCACCCCTACCCCCACCTATCCCATCCATCCCTACTCGGCCATCATCGCCGGCGGCGATGTGCGCGGCGTGCCGGTGGGGCCGGGCCAGGATTTCTTCGAGAACCTCATGAACGCGGTCCGGCAGTCCTGGCCGCGTCCCAAACTGCTGATCATCAGCTACCCGCACAACCCGACCACCGAGGTGGTGGATCTCGATTTTTTCCAGCGGGTGGTGGATTTCGCCAAGGAACACAAGATCATGGTGATCCATGATTTCGCTTACGCCGACCTGGTGTTCGACGGTTACCAGGCCCCGAGTTTCCTGCAGGCCAAGGGCGCCAAAGATGTGGGGGTGGAATTTTTCTCCATGTCCAAGAGCTACAACATGGCCGGATGGCGGGTCGGCTTCTGCGTGGGCAACCCCGAGATCATCTTCGCCTTACGGCGCATCAAAAGTTACCTGGACTACGGCATTTTCCAACCGATCCAGATCGCGGCCATCATCGCCCTCAACGGCCCACAGGAATGCGTGGGCGAAATCGTCGACACCTACCGGTCGCGCCGCGATACGCTGATCACCGGCCTGAACCGGGCCGGATGGGACGTGCCCAGCCCCAAGGGCACGATGTTCGTGTGGGCCAAGATTCCGCCCAAGTACAGCCACATGGGATCGGTGGAATTTTCCAAGTTTCTCATCAACGAGGCCCAGGTGGCCGTCTCTCCGGGTTTGGGCTTTGGGGAATATGGGGATGAATACGTGCGTTTCGCACTGATCGAAAACAACATGCGCATCAACCAGGCCATTCGCGGCATCCGGAAGGTGATGTAA